One Cervus canadensis isolate Bull #8, Minnesota chromosome 1, ASM1932006v1, whole genome shotgun sequence genomic window carries:
- the LOC122450395 gene encoding cytochrome c oxidase subunit NDUFA4 produces MLRQIIGQAKKHPSLIPLFIFIGAGGTGAALYVTRLALFNPDVSWDRKNNPEPWNKLGPNDQYKFYSVNVDYSKLKKEGPDF; encoded by the coding sequence ATGCTCCGCCAGATCATCGGTCAGGCCAAGAAGCATCCTAGCTTGATCCCCCTCTTCATATTTATTGGAGCAGGAGGGACTGGAGCAGCACTGTATGTCACACGCCTGGCATTGTTCAATCCCGATGTCAGTTGGGACAGAAAGAATAACCCAGAACCCTGGAACAAACTAGGTCCTAATGATCAGTACAAGTTCTACTCTGTGAACGTAGATTACAgcaaactgaagaaagaaggtCCAGACttctaa